From Coccinella septempunctata chromosome 4, icCocSept1.1, whole genome shotgun sequence, a single genomic window includes:
- the LOC123311100 gene encoding dystrophin-like isoform X1 encodes MQKKEESFEQKRIEIETWLQRMESRLAVLAPVGHTADVLEVQLREQKALHAELHHFKAQIEAFQLLTQRLITAHQHEDTSRYKKANNQSNFHFFKSAEYINQHYTRLDACIINRGKLLHSALSSLQNLDRSLDKFLAWLSEAESVVETLEGEVESRRATQQLKELQADIERQTTTHAALKAASMTLLGSLAPEDALMLQLRGDEMERRWQALKTNTSDLKNRLEHNADYWGALLLSLRELTEWVIRKDTELGLAARQDDHRAFRQQLEDKRPLVESSLRSARQFVAGDPSSELARNLRRELVKLSDKWNSLIDKSDKLATRLEQNNAKLKLLTMNLEEASTAVSRLEKATLSWSGPRSAAEARELLKSLKNLETQLPPLQRSLEEAQMQAATLTGALPNNLAFQLEDCSARCRALQNAIRERREQLTNSTQGAVSPGPPSVQPPWERATTPNKVPYYINHSTETTHWDHPQMLDLAAHLLQLNEVRFSAYRTALKLRALQNKLCLDRVPLQTASEAFDLHGLRGQNDKILDVADMVLILRAIFENAALEHPDVVDVPLCVDLALNWLLNVYDSQRTGQIRVLSFKVGLILLSKGHLEEKYRYLYRLIADPQQKADQRKLGLLLHDVLQVPRQLGEVAAFGGSNIEPSVRSCLGDREDLEVTHFLAWLNQEPQSLVWLPVLHRLAAAETAKHQAKCNACKQYPIVGLRYRCLKCFNFDMCQACFFSGRLTKSHKLSHPMHEYCAATTSIEDMRDFTKALKNKFKSKRYFMKHPRVGYLPVRSVLEGDELESPVASPQHNDMHSRLEIYASRLAEVELRAASPDEEHRLIADYCHSLEGAPASPGQLMMVIDEEQRAELQDMIRELEAENVALLQEYEQLQRGTAPQPPQQPQHDVLAEARLLRQHKGRLEARMQILEDHNRQLEAQLQRLRQLLDEPTTSTLQTRSVTASQLNQDNPGRVNQPPPPADHR; translated from the exons ATGCAGAAGAAGGAAGAGAGTTTCGAACAAAAACGAATAGAAATTGAGACATGGCTTCAAAGAATGGAATCCAGGCTAGCTGTCCTAGCTCCTGTAGGACATACTGCTGATGTTTTAGAAGTACAACTTAGGGAACAAAAGGCCTTACATGCCGAATTACATCATTTCAAGGCACAAATTGAAGCTTTTCAGCTTTTAACCCAAAGACTGATCACTGCCCATCAACATGAAGATACTAGTCGATACAAGAAG GCTAACAACCAATCTAACTTTCACTTTTTCAAGTCTGCAGAATATATTAATCAACATTACACTCGTCTCGATGCATGCATCATCAATAGAGGGAAACTTTTGCACTCGGCTTTAAGTTCTCTCCAAAATCTGGACCGATCTCTAGATAAATTTCTTGCTTGGTTGAGTGAGGCTGAGTCTGTCGTCGAGACTTTAGAGGGTGAAGTAGAGTCGAGAAGAGCCACACAGCAATTGAAAGAATTGCAGGCAGATATTGAAAGGCAGACTACGACTCACGCTGCTTTAAAAGCAGCTAGCATGACACTTTTGGGATCGCTTGCACCAGAAGATGCTTTAATGCTTCAGCTAAGGGGTGACGAGATGGAACGTAGATGGCAG GCGCTGAAAACGAACACATCGGACCTTAAAAATAGACTCGAACATAACGCGGATTATTGGGGTGCTCTGCTTCTTTCGCTAAGAGAATTGACAGAGTGGGTTATAAGAAAAGACACAGAATTGGGATTAGCGGCTCGCCAAGACGACCATAGGGCCTTCAGACAACAGCTGGAGGACAAGAGACCGTTGGTTGAATCAAGTTTGAGAAGCGCTAGACAGTTTGTAGCCGGGGATCCTTCCAGTGAACTGGCTAGAAACCTTCGTAGGGAACTCGTGAAGTTGTCGGATAAATGGAATTCTCTCATAGATAAGTCGGATAAATTGGCGACAAGATTGGAGCAAAATAACGCT AAATTGAAACTCCTCACGATGAATCTGGAAGAAGCTTCAACAGCCGTTTCTCGTCTGGAAAAAGCTACTCTGAGTTGGAGTGGCCCGAGAAGTGCGGCTGAAGCTAGGGAACTGTTGAAGAGCCTCAAGAACTTAGAAACTCAACTGCCGCCTCTGCAGAGATCGCTGGAAGAGGCTCAAATGCAGGCAGCCACCCTAACCGGCgctttaccgaacaatttggcCTTTCAGCTGGAAGACTGCAGCGCCAGATGCCGAGCACTGCAGAACGCCATAAGGGAGAGGAGGGAACAATTGACGAATAGTACTCAAG GAGCGGTATCACCTGGCCCTCCAAGTGTTCAGCCACCTTGGGAACGAGCAACCACGCCTAATAAAGTGCCCTATTACATAAACCACAGCACGGAAACCACGCATTGGGACCATCCCCAAATGCTCGATCTGGCAGCTCATCTGCTTCAGCTCAACGAAGTTCGCTTCTCCGCCTATAGGACAGCTTTAAAACTTCGAGCGCTACAGAACAAACTGTGTTTAGACCGCGTACCGCTTCAGACTGCATCCGAGGCCTTCGATCTGCATGGTTTACGCGGACAAAACGATAAGATCCTGGACGTGGCCGACATGGTTCTCATACTGAGGGCGATTTTCGAGAATGCAGCATTAGAACATCCCGATGTGGTAGATGTACCGCTTTGTGTGGATCTAGCCCTAAACTGGTTGTTGAATGTTTACGATAGTCAGCGTACGGGTCAAATAAGGGTTCTTAGTTTTAAG GTTGGCCTTATATTATTGTCCAAAGGACATTTGGAGGAGAAATACAGGTATTTATATCGCCTCATAGCAGACCCCCAGCAGAAAGCGGATCAAAGAAAGTTAGGTTTACTTTTGCACGATGTACTTCAAGTTCCTAGGCAGCTCGGTGAGGTAGCAGCTTTCGGAGGCTCAAACATTGAACCCAGTGTTAGGAGTTGTCTTGGCGACAGGGAAGATTTGGAAGTGACCCATTTCCTGGCTTGGTTGAACCAAGAACCCCAGTCTTTAGTGTGGTTACCAGTTCTACATAGGTTAGCTGCGGCAGAAACAGCCAAACATCAAGCGAAATGCAACGCTTGCAAGCAATATCCAATAGTGGGACTTAGATACAG GTGTCTGAAATGTTTCAACTTTGACATGTGTCAGGCTTGTTTCTTCTCCGGTCGACTGACGAAAAGTCACAAACTCTCCCACCCGATGCATGAGTACTGCGCTGCCACTACTTCTATCGAAGACATGCGGGACTTTACGAAAGCCTTGAAGAACAAGTTCAAGAGTAAACGATACTTCATGAAGCATCCGAGAGTTGGTTATCTTCCGGTAAGGTCGGTTCTGGAAGGGGACGAGTTGGAAAGTCCGGTGGCATCGCCGCAGCACAACGATATGCACTCGAGACTCGAAATTTACGCGAGTAGATTGGCGGAGGTCGAATTGAGAGCTGCGTCCCCCGACGAGGAGCACAGATTAATCGCAGATTATTGTCATTCGTTGGAAGGGGCGCCTGCGAGTCCGGGTCAGCTGATGATGGTTATCGACGAAGAGCAGAGGGCCGAACTGCAGGATATGATCAGGGAGTTGGAGGCCGAGAACGTGGCTTTACTTCAGGAATACGAGCAGCTGCAGCGGGGAACCGCACCGCAACCACCCCAGCAGCCCCAGCACGACGTTTTGGCGGAAGCCAGGCTTCTGAGGCAACATAAAGGACG GTTGGAAGCCAGGATGCAAATACTGGAGGATCATAACAGGCAGCTGGAAGCGCAACTGCAAAGATTACGACAACTACTCGACGAACCCACAACCTCGACGTTACAAACGAGAAGCGTGACCGCTTCGCAACTGAATCAGGATAATCCTGGTAGGGTGAATCAACCACCTCCACCAGCCGATCATCGTTAA
- the LOC123311100 gene encoding dystrophin-like isoform X3, translated as MQKKEESFEQKRIEIETWLQRMESRLAVLAPVGHTADVLEVQLREQKALHAELHHFKAQIEAFQLLTQRLITAHQHEDTSRYKKALKTNTSDLKNRLEHNADYWGALLLSLRELTEWVIRKDTELGLAARQDDHRAFRQQLEDKRPLVESSLRSARQFVAGDPSSELARNLRRELVKLSDKWNSLIDKSDKLATRLEQNNAKLKLLTMNLEEASTAVSRLEKATLSWSGPRSAAEARELLKSLKNLETQLPPLQRSLEEAQMQAATLTGALPNNLAFQLEDCSARCRALQNAIRERREQLTNSTQGAVSPGPPSVQPPWERATTPNKVPYYINHSTETTHWDHPQMLDLAAHLLQLNEVRFSAYRTALKLRALQNKLCLDRVPLQTASEAFDLHGLRGQNDKILDVADMVLILRAIFENAALEHPDVVDVPLCVDLALNWLLNVYDSQRTGQIRVLSFKVGLILLSKGHLEEKYRYLYRLIADPQQKADQRKLGLLLHDVLQVPRQLGEVAAFGGSNIEPSVRSCLGDREDLEVTHFLAWLNQEPQSLVWLPVLHRLAAAETAKHQAKCNACKQYPIVGLRYRCLKCFNFDMCQACFFSGRLTKSHKLSHPMHEYCAATTSIEDMRDFTKALKNKFKSKRYFMKHPRVGYLPVRSVLEGDELESPVASPQHNDMHSRLEIYASRLAEVELRAASPDEEHRLIADYCHSLEGAPASPGQLMMVIDEEQRAELQDMIRELEAENVALLQEYEQLQRGTAPQPPQQPQHDVLAEARLLRQHKGRLEARMQILEDHNRQLEAQLQRLRQLLDEPTTSTLQTRSVTASQLNQDNPGRVNQPPPPADHR; from the exons ATGCAGAAGAAGGAAGAGAGTTTCGAACAAAAACGAATAGAAATTGAGACATGGCTTCAAAGAATGGAATCCAGGCTAGCTGTCCTAGCTCCTGTAGGACATACTGCTGATGTTTTAGAAGTACAACTTAGGGAACAAAAGGCCTTACATGCCGAATTACATCATTTCAAGGCACAAATTGAAGCTTTTCAGCTTTTAACCCAAAGACTGATCACTGCCCATCAACATGAAGATACTAGTCGATACAAGAAG GCGCTGAAAACGAACACATCGGACCTTAAAAATAGACTCGAACATAACGCGGATTATTGGGGTGCTCTGCTTCTTTCGCTAAGAGAATTGACAGAGTGGGTTATAAGAAAAGACACAGAATTGGGATTAGCGGCTCGCCAAGACGACCATAGGGCCTTCAGACAACAGCTGGAGGACAAGAGACCGTTGGTTGAATCAAGTTTGAGAAGCGCTAGACAGTTTGTAGCCGGGGATCCTTCCAGTGAACTGGCTAGAAACCTTCGTAGGGAACTCGTGAAGTTGTCGGATAAATGGAATTCTCTCATAGATAAGTCGGATAAATTGGCGACAAGATTGGAGCAAAATAACGCT AAATTGAAACTCCTCACGATGAATCTGGAAGAAGCTTCAACAGCCGTTTCTCGTCTGGAAAAAGCTACTCTGAGTTGGAGTGGCCCGAGAAGTGCGGCTGAAGCTAGGGAACTGTTGAAGAGCCTCAAGAACTTAGAAACTCAACTGCCGCCTCTGCAGAGATCGCTGGAAGAGGCTCAAATGCAGGCAGCCACCCTAACCGGCgctttaccgaacaatttggcCTTTCAGCTGGAAGACTGCAGCGCCAGATGCCGAGCACTGCAGAACGCCATAAGGGAGAGGAGGGAACAATTGACGAATAGTACTCAAG GAGCGGTATCACCTGGCCCTCCAAGTGTTCAGCCACCTTGGGAACGAGCAACCACGCCTAATAAAGTGCCCTATTACATAAACCACAGCACGGAAACCACGCATTGGGACCATCCCCAAATGCTCGATCTGGCAGCTCATCTGCTTCAGCTCAACGAAGTTCGCTTCTCCGCCTATAGGACAGCTTTAAAACTTCGAGCGCTACAGAACAAACTGTGTTTAGACCGCGTACCGCTTCAGACTGCATCCGAGGCCTTCGATCTGCATGGTTTACGCGGACAAAACGATAAGATCCTGGACGTGGCCGACATGGTTCTCATACTGAGGGCGATTTTCGAGAATGCAGCATTAGAACATCCCGATGTGGTAGATGTACCGCTTTGTGTGGATCTAGCCCTAAACTGGTTGTTGAATGTTTACGATAGTCAGCGTACGGGTCAAATAAGGGTTCTTAGTTTTAAG GTTGGCCTTATATTATTGTCCAAAGGACATTTGGAGGAGAAATACAGGTATTTATATCGCCTCATAGCAGACCCCCAGCAGAAAGCGGATCAAAGAAAGTTAGGTTTACTTTTGCACGATGTACTTCAAGTTCCTAGGCAGCTCGGTGAGGTAGCAGCTTTCGGAGGCTCAAACATTGAACCCAGTGTTAGGAGTTGTCTTGGCGACAGGGAAGATTTGGAAGTGACCCATTTCCTGGCTTGGTTGAACCAAGAACCCCAGTCTTTAGTGTGGTTACCAGTTCTACATAGGTTAGCTGCGGCAGAAACAGCCAAACATCAAGCGAAATGCAACGCTTGCAAGCAATATCCAATAGTGGGACTTAGATACAG GTGTCTGAAATGTTTCAACTTTGACATGTGTCAGGCTTGTTTCTTCTCCGGTCGACTGACGAAAAGTCACAAACTCTCCCACCCGATGCATGAGTACTGCGCTGCCACTACTTCTATCGAAGACATGCGGGACTTTACGAAAGCCTTGAAGAACAAGTTCAAGAGTAAACGATACTTCATGAAGCATCCGAGAGTTGGTTATCTTCCGGTAAGGTCGGTTCTGGAAGGGGACGAGTTGGAAAGTCCGGTGGCATCGCCGCAGCACAACGATATGCACTCGAGACTCGAAATTTACGCGAGTAGATTGGCGGAGGTCGAATTGAGAGCTGCGTCCCCCGACGAGGAGCACAGATTAATCGCAGATTATTGTCATTCGTTGGAAGGGGCGCCTGCGAGTCCGGGTCAGCTGATGATGGTTATCGACGAAGAGCAGAGGGCCGAACTGCAGGATATGATCAGGGAGTTGGAGGCCGAGAACGTGGCTTTACTTCAGGAATACGAGCAGCTGCAGCGGGGAACCGCACCGCAACCACCCCAGCAGCCCCAGCACGACGTTTTGGCGGAAGCCAGGCTTCTGAGGCAACATAAAGGACG GTTGGAAGCCAGGATGCAAATACTGGAGGATCATAACAGGCAGCTGGAAGCGCAACTGCAAAGATTACGACAACTACTCGACGAACCCACAACCTCGACGTTACAAACGAGAAGCGTGACCGCTTCGCAACTGAATCAGGATAATCCTGGTAGGGTGAATCAACCACCTCCACCAGCCGATCATCGTTAA
- the LOC123311100 gene encoding dystrophin-like isoform X2, with translation MQKKEESFEQKRIEIETWLQRMESRLAVLAPVGHTADVLEVQLREQKALHAELHHFKAQIEAFQLLTQRLITAHQHEDTSRYKKSAEYINQHYTRLDACIINRGKLLHSALSSLQNLDRSLDKFLAWLSEAESVVETLEGEVESRRATQQLKELQADIERQTTTHAALKAASMTLLGSLAPEDALMLQLRGDEMERRWQALKTNTSDLKNRLEHNADYWGALLLSLRELTEWVIRKDTELGLAARQDDHRAFRQQLEDKRPLVESSLRSARQFVAGDPSSELARNLRRELVKLSDKWNSLIDKSDKLATRLEQNNAKLKLLTMNLEEASTAVSRLEKATLSWSGPRSAAEARELLKSLKNLETQLPPLQRSLEEAQMQAATLTGALPNNLAFQLEDCSARCRALQNAIRERREQLTNSTQGAVSPGPPSVQPPWERATTPNKVPYYINHSTETTHWDHPQMLDLAAHLLQLNEVRFSAYRTALKLRALQNKLCLDRVPLQTASEAFDLHGLRGQNDKILDVADMVLILRAIFENAALEHPDVVDVPLCVDLALNWLLNVYDSQRTGQIRVLSFKVGLILLSKGHLEEKYRYLYRLIADPQQKADQRKLGLLLHDVLQVPRQLGEVAAFGGSNIEPSVRSCLGDREDLEVTHFLAWLNQEPQSLVWLPVLHRLAAAETAKHQAKCNACKQYPIVGLRYRCLKCFNFDMCQACFFSGRLTKSHKLSHPMHEYCAATTSIEDMRDFTKALKNKFKSKRYFMKHPRVGYLPVRSVLEGDELESPVASPQHNDMHSRLEIYASRLAEVELRAASPDEEHRLIADYCHSLEGAPASPGQLMMVIDEEQRAELQDMIRELEAENVALLQEYEQLQRGTAPQPPQQPQHDVLAEARLLRQHKGRLEARMQILEDHNRQLEAQLQRLRQLLDEPTTSTLQTRSVTASQLNQDNPGRVNQPPPPADHR, from the exons ATGCAGAAGAAGGAAGAGAGTTTCGAACAAAAACGAATAGAAATTGAGACATGGCTTCAAAGAATGGAATCCAGGCTAGCTGTCCTAGCTCCTGTAGGACATACTGCTGATGTTTTAGAAGTACAACTTAGGGAACAAAAGGCCTTACATGCCGAATTACATCATTTCAAGGCACAAATTGAAGCTTTTCAGCTTTTAACCCAAAGACTGATCACTGCCCATCAACATGAAGATACTAGTCGATACAAGAAG TCTGCAGAATATATTAATCAACATTACACTCGTCTCGATGCATGCATCATCAATAGAGGGAAACTTTTGCACTCGGCTTTAAGTTCTCTCCAAAATCTGGACCGATCTCTAGATAAATTTCTTGCTTGGTTGAGTGAGGCTGAGTCTGTCGTCGAGACTTTAGAGGGTGAAGTAGAGTCGAGAAGAGCCACACAGCAATTGAAAGAATTGCAGGCAGATATTGAAAGGCAGACTACGACTCACGCTGCTTTAAAAGCAGCTAGCATGACACTTTTGGGATCGCTTGCACCAGAAGATGCTTTAATGCTTCAGCTAAGGGGTGACGAGATGGAACGTAGATGGCAG GCGCTGAAAACGAACACATCGGACCTTAAAAATAGACTCGAACATAACGCGGATTATTGGGGTGCTCTGCTTCTTTCGCTAAGAGAATTGACAGAGTGGGTTATAAGAAAAGACACAGAATTGGGATTAGCGGCTCGCCAAGACGACCATAGGGCCTTCAGACAACAGCTGGAGGACAAGAGACCGTTGGTTGAATCAAGTTTGAGAAGCGCTAGACAGTTTGTAGCCGGGGATCCTTCCAGTGAACTGGCTAGAAACCTTCGTAGGGAACTCGTGAAGTTGTCGGATAAATGGAATTCTCTCATAGATAAGTCGGATAAATTGGCGACAAGATTGGAGCAAAATAACGCT AAATTGAAACTCCTCACGATGAATCTGGAAGAAGCTTCAACAGCCGTTTCTCGTCTGGAAAAAGCTACTCTGAGTTGGAGTGGCCCGAGAAGTGCGGCTGAAGCTAGGGAACTGTTGAAGAGCCTCAAGAACTTAGAAACTCAACTGCCGCCTCTGCAGAGATCGCTGGAAGAGGCTCAAATGCAGGCAGCCACCCTAACCGGCgctttaccgaacaatttggcCTTTCAGCTGGAAGACTGCAGCGCCAGATGCCGAGCACTGCAGAACGCCATAAGGGAGAGGAGGGAACAATTGACGAATAGTACTCAAG GAGCGGTATCACCTGGCCCTCCAAGTGTTCAGCCACCTTGGGAACGAGCAACCACGCCTAATAAAGTGCCCTATTACATAAACCACAGCACGGAAACCACGCATTGGGACCATCCCCAAATGCTCGATCTGGCAGCTCATCTGCTTCAGCTCAACGAAGTTCGCTTCTCCGCCTATAGGACAGCTTTAAAACTTCGAGCGCTACAGAACAAACTGTGTTTAGACCGCGTACCGCTTCAGACTGCATCCGAGGCCTTCGATCTGCATGGTTTACGCGGACAAAACGATAAGATCCTGGACGTGGCCGACATGGTTCTCATACTGAGGGCGATTTTCGAGAATGCAGCATTAGAACATCCCGATGTGGTAGATGTACCGCTTTGTGTGGATCTAGCCCTAAACTGGTTGTTGAATGTTTACGATAGTCAGCGTACGGGTCAAATAAGGGTTCTTAGTTTTAAG GTTGGCCTTATATTATTGTCCAAAGGACATTTGGAGGAGAAATACAGGTATTTATATCGCCTCATAGCAGACCCCCAGCAGAAAGCGGATCAAAGAAAGTTAGGTTTACTTTTGCACGATGTACTTCAAGTTCCTAGGCAGCTCGGTGAGGTAGCAGCTTTCGGAGGCTCAAACATTGAACCCAGTGTTAGGAGTTGTCTTGGCGACAGGGAAGATTTGGAAGTGACCCATTTCCTGGCTTGGTTGAACCAAGAACCCCAGTCTTTAGTGTGGTTACCAGTTCTACATAGGTTAGCTGCGGCAGAAACAGCCAAACATCAAGCGAAATGCAACGCTTGCAAGCAATATCCAATAGTGGGACTTAGATACAG GTGTCTGAAATGTTTCAACTTTGACATGTGTCAGGCTTGTTTCTTCTCCGGTCGACTGACGAAAAGTCACAAACTCTCCCACCCGATGCATGAGTACTGCGCTGCCACTACTTCTATCGAAGACATGCGGGACTTTACGAAAGCCTTGAAGAACAAGTTCAAGAGTAAACGATACTTCATGAAGCATCCGAGAGTTGGTTATCTTCCGGTAAGGTCGGTTCTGGAAGGGGACGAGTTGGAAAGTCCGGTGGCATCGCCGCAGCACAACGATATGCACTCGAGACTCGAAATTTACGCGAGTAGATTGGCGGAGGTCGAATTGAGAGCTGCGTCCCCCGACGAGGAGCACAGATTAATCGCAGATTATTGTCATTCGTTGGAAGGGGCGCCTGCGAGTCCGGGTCAGCTGATGATGGTTATCGACGAAGAGCAGAGGGCCGAACTGCAGGATATGATCAGGGAGTTGGAGGCCGAGAACGTGGCTTTACTTCAGGAATACGAGCAGCTGCAGCGGGGAACCGCACCGCAACCACCCCAGCAGCCCCAGCACGACGTTTTGGCGGAAGCCAGGCTTCTGAGGCAACATAAAGGACG GTTGGAAGCCAGGATGCAAATACTGGAGGATCATAACAGGCAGCTGGAAGCGCAACTGCAAAGATTACGACAACTACTCGACGAACCCACAACCTCGACGTTACAAACGAGAAGCGTGACCGCTTCGCAACTGAATCAGGATAATCCTGGTAGGGTGAATCAACCACCTCCACCAGCCGATCATCGTTAA
- the LOC123311102 gene encoding solute carrier family 35 member E2A-like: MEKIEKSIVKNNHIKILESSSDNLENNRNGLTSIRAITFLILWYFFSGCTLFLNKYILTYMNGNPTILAGCQMLITASCGFLQLYFPCGMYKPNQRLHKPPGFYRHMVLVGCTRFLTVVLGLVALNYVAVSFTETIKSSAPMFTVLISRFILGEQTGLYVNLSLLPVMSGLALCSINEVSFEIRGFIAAMATNLTECLQNVYSKMLISGDKFKYTPAELQFYTSLASIIVQIPASLLLVDLHNTEDVTFNIAFCYVLNGVFFHFQSITAYVLMDYISPVTHSVANTAKRAFLIWLSVLMFGNPVTMLSGLGTIIVITGVFMYIKAQQYDDDKTSILLQRKVRAI; this comes from the exons ATGGAGAAAATAGAGAAGAGTATTGTTAAGAACAATCATATAAAAATATTAGAAAGTTCCTCCGATAATTTGGAGAATAATAGAAATGGACTCACCAGCATAAGAGCCATTACATTCCTGATTCTTTGGTACTTCTTCAGTGGATGTACcttatttttgaataaatatattttaacaTATATGAATGGCAATCCTACTATCTTAG CGGGTTGCCAAATGTTGATAACTGCATCTTGTGGATTTTTGCAATTATACTTTCCTTGTGGAATGTATAAACCTAATCAAAGACTACATAAACCTCCAGGTTTTTATAGACATATGGTACTTGTGGGCTGCACAAG GTTCTTGACAGTGGTTTTAGGCCTTGTTGCCCTAAATTATGTTGCTGTAAGTTTTACTGAGACGATAAAGAGTTCTGCTCCAATGTTCACAGTGTTGATATCAAGGTTCATACTTG GAGAACAGACTGGTTTATAtgttaatttaagtttattacCTGTGATGTCTGGATTGGCACTATGCTCTATTAATGAAGTCAGTTTTGAAATTAGGGGATTTATTGCTGCGATGGCAACAAACTTGACTGAATGTTTACAAAATGTTTATTCTAAAATGTTGATATCAGGGGATAAGTTCAAATATAC ACCTGCAGAGTTACAATTTTATACCAGTCTTGCCAGCATAATTGTACAAATTCCTGCATCATTGCTCCTGGTGGATCTTCATAATACTGAAGATGTGACATTCAATATTGCATTTTGCTATGTATTGAACGGAGTTTTCTTCCATTTTCAAAGCATAACAGCTTATGTGCTGATGGATTACATAAGCCCAGTGACACATAG TGTTGCTAATACTGCAAAAAGAGCGTTTCTGATATGGTTATCGGTTTTAATGTTTGGGAATCCAGTAACGATGCTCAGTGGCTTGGGAACGATTATAGTTATAACAGGAGTATTCATGTATATAAAGGCACAACAATACGACGATGATAAAACATCTATTCTATTACAAAGGAAAGTCAGGGCTATATAG
- the LOC123311867 gene encoding glycoprotein 3-alpha-L-fucosyltransferase A — protein MPPRVSLRKVCLVVVLVAALFLFVSIQDGFSWYTTNRYYWKTNQVQDEPPKVQPSVPKPQTKAEPEPPVVTKNPEEDASEVRPKGKAWFFRGGTEYPENLKGHLRLFPEQHEGDRIEEQLMYVPEEYQEYESPEKLILAYNGLGTWAQKSGSLTFHGCPVNRCSLTDDRNKAQDADAILYKDHFIHPGIMRPKNQIWILYFLECPYHTQSIRFANLINWTATYRRDSDLVAPYERWTYYDPQIRSKPQTRDYAANRTKKVAWFVSNCSARNGRLAYARELGKYISVDIYGTCGPLKCPRTDKKCFEVLEKEYKFYLAFENSNCRDYITEKFYVNGLGHNVLPIVMGARPEDYQRSAPEGSYIHVDEFNNPRELAQYLHRLDKDNDLYNSYFNWKGTGEFINTYFWCRLCAMLHAPLTHRNYEDVNEWWRGAGVCTSKSWRNSDNG, from the exons ATGCCACCCCGTGTTTCGTTGCGCAAGGTTTGCTTAGTTGTCGTACTGGTGGCCGCCCTCTTTCTGTTCGTCTCGATCCAAGACGGCTTCTCCTGGTACACAACCAACAGGTACTACTGGAAAACGAATCAAGTGCAAGATGAACCCCCTAAAGTACAACCCTCCGTCCCAAAACCGCAGACAAAGGCGGAACCAGAACCCCCCGTAGTGACAAAGAACCCTGAGGAGGATGCCTCTGAGGTCAGGCCCAAAGGCAAGGCTTGGTTCTTCAGGGGAGGTACGGAATATCCGGAGAACTTGAAGGGTCACCTGAGGCTGTTTCCGGAACAGCATGAGGGTGACAGGATCGAGGAGCAGCTGATGTATGTACCGGAGGAATATCAAG AGTACGAATCGCCCGAGAAGCTGATCTTAGCCTACAATGGTCTAGGGACATGGGCTCAAAAATCAGGATCTCTAACGTTCCACGGGTGTCCAGTCAACAGATGTTCCCTGACAGATGACAGAAACAAGGCGCAAGATGCCGATGCCATCTTGTACAAGGACCACTTCATCCATCCTGGCATAATGCGACCCAAGAATCAAATATGGATCCTGTACTTCTTGGAGTGTCCCTACCACACTCAGAGCATAAGGTTCGCCAATTTGATTAACTGGACGGCCACCTACAGGAGGGACAGCGACCTGGTAGCACCTTACGAGAGATGGACTTATTACGATCCCCAG ATCAGGAGCAAACCTCAAACGAGGGATTACGCCGCGAATCGAACAAAAAAAGTCGCTTGGTTCGTGTCAAACTGCAGCGCCAGAAACGGAAGGTTGGCTTACGCCAGAGAACTGGGAAAGTACATTTCGGTGGATATTTACGGCACCTGCGGCCCCTTGAAATGTCCTCGAACTGACAAGAAGTGCTTCGAGGTCCTCGAGAAAGAGTACAAATTTTATCTGGCCTTCGAGAACTCCAACTGCAGGGATTACATCACGGAGAAATTCTACGTGAACGGATTGGGTCATAATGTTCTTCCAATTG TTATGGGTGCGAGGCCTGAGGATTACCAGAGAAGCGCCCCAGAAGGCTCCTACATTCACGTGGATGAATTCAACAACCCCCGTGAGCTGGCCCAGTACCTTCATCGGCTGGACAAGGACAACGACCTGTACAACTCGTACTTCAATTGGAAAGGCACCGGGGAATTCATAAATACGTATTTTTGGTGTCGGCTCTGCGCCATGCTTCACGCACCTTTGACTCATAGGAACTACGAAGATGTTAACGAATGGTGGAGGGGTGCAGGAGTCTGTACATCGAAATCGTGGAGGAATTCGGATAATGGATAA